CGTTGGATACAGCACAGCGACGCGCCCTGCAGGAGCGTTTGAACGCATGGGCAAACGGCGCAAAAGTCTTGGCGGCGTTCGGTTATGTCCCTTCTGGCGTTTGGGCATGGCAGCAAAAGGCATCATGCCCCGTTACCGCGCTGAGCGGGCTACGGGTTGTGGCTGCCACCGCCATCGGCAACCCGCTCTATTTCGCTTTGACAGCACAACGCGCGGGGTGTGAAGTGGTGGCGTTGGTTTGCTTCCCTGACCATCACCGTTTCACGCCGGCTGATGCGGAAGATGTGCTCGCGCTGGTGCGGCGCTGGAAAGCAGACGGCGTGCTGACGACCCGCAAAGACGGATTGAAGTGGCAAAAGGTTTGGCAGGCAGGGGTGCCCTTGTGGATTCTGGAAGTGCACCTGCATTGGTTCTGGGGCGAAAACGCCTTGCTGCAAACCGCCTTGTCCGCGTGCCCAGGGGACGAGGCGGTGGCACGATGAGCAGTGAAGTAGGAGCGAACGGCTGCGGTTGCCAGTTTTACCCCAAAAAACTTCGGTGCAAAGGTGGATGGTGAACGGGCTTGAGGCGTTACTTGGCGGAACGGTGGGTTATCATTGCGTTGATGCAAGCGGCAGCCGTGACGGCATGGGAGCGATTGCCTACATTGGCAGCGCCCTTAGCGCAGTTACTTTGGCGGACGCTACCAAAGCGGCGGGCGATCGCTGTGGACAACATCATGCGGGCGTTTCAATGGGGGCAAGCGGAAGCCCAACGGCTGGCGCTAAGGGTGTTCCACCATGTCGCCCTCACAGCCCTGGAGTTTTTGAAAATGGGCGCTGCACCCAAAGACGCCATCGCGCGGGTGCGCCTGCAAGGGTTAGACGAGGCGCAAACAGCGTGGAAGCGCGGGAGCGGGTTAATTTTGGTCACGGGGCACATCGGGAACTTTGAATTGCTGGGGGCGCGGCTGGCGCAAGCGTTCCCGCTGTGGGTCGTCGCCCGCCCGCAAAGCCCTGCGGCGTGGCAATTTATTCGGCACATCCGCGAAAAAGCGGGCATGCAGGTGCTGGACAAATTCGGTTCAGTGCGGGAGGCGCTGCGGGTGCTGCGACGGGGCGGAGTGCTGGGGCTGTTGGCGGACCAACATGCGGGCGATGGAACGGGCGCGCTGATCGTCCCGTTTTTCGGTCGTCCTGCCTCAGTGTTCAAGACGCCTGCCTTGCTGGCAGCCCGCACGGGCGTCCCGCTGGTGTTTTGCTACGACATCCGCTTGCCCGACGGAACACACCAAGGGGTTTTGCTGCCACCCCGTTTCGTGCGGGACGGAGAAGTGACGGAAGCGACCGAGTGGTTGTGTCGCCAACTGGAACAGGCGATTTTGCAGGCGCCTGAGCAATGGTGGTGGTTGCACGACCGCTGGAAAATCGGGCGCTGAAGTGCAGGAAAGGAGGGGCAAAAATGCCTGAGAGTTTCCCGCAGCGGTTAGCGCAAACGGTGGCAATGTTGCAACGCTGCGCAGAATGCGCCGATGCGGTAGAGAAGTTAGCGGCGGCGCTCGTTGAATGCCTGCGGCAGGGCAACAAAGTCGTTTGCTTTGGCAACGGCGGCAGCGCAGCGGAAGCCTTGCATTTTGTGGCGGAGTTGACGGGGCGGTTTCAAAGAAAACGACAAGGGCTGCCTGCGATTGCGCTGAACGCAGATGTCGCAGCGCTCACTGCCATCGGCAACGATTACGGGTTTGAGCGGGTTTTTGAACGGCAAGTGGCAGCGCTAGTGCGAGCGGGCGATGTCGTCATTGGGCTAAGCACCAGTGGCGCCTCGCCCAATGTGCTTTTCGGGTTGCAGCGGGCAAAAACTGTGGGGGCGGTGACGGCGTTGCTGACGGGGGCGCGGTGCCCCCAACTCCCTGAAGGTGTGGACATCTGCGTGCGCGTGCCTGAGGGGGAAACGGCGCTCGTGCAGGAAGCCCATTTGGTCATTTTGCACTGGCTGTGCGCGTGTGTGGACGATGCCTTTGCAGGCGCCGAATGAAAGTTCCGTTTACACCGTCCGTAGCGTGACGCATAATTAATGACGGCGACCGCACGGGCACTTTGACAAAAGGCTGTAAAGCGATCGCGGACGCGGGGTAGAGCAGTCCGGTAGCTCGCCGGGCTCATAACCCGGAGGTCGCGGGTTCAAATCCCGCCCCCGCAACCATTTGCCATCATCGTCTTCTGGTGGTATGAAAATGGCCTTCGGCAGGGAGCCACCCCTAGGGCTCACCTCCCGAAGAACCGCCCGAGTAGTCTTCTGTTGCTCCCTGCCTGCTCCCCTCCCGCCTTTGGTGGGCTAACCTGCCCACCCCGCCCCTGCCAGCCTGCGAGTCTCTGTCGCCTGCGCTACAATGCAGCGCTGATAAAAGGAGGCGATGGAGATGCGCCTTGCAGGCTGGCTTTTTCTTTTCCTGGCGACGCTGTTAACCGCTAAGGTTTTAATCGGACAGCCCCAAGACGCCAAAGCAATGCTGGAAGCAGTTGCCCGTCGCTACGAAGGCGCCAAGACCCTTGTCTTGACAGGCACCGTCGTCAATGTCACACGGTCGCCCCAGCAAGAGGTCACCGTGACCAATCGCTTCACCGTTCACATACAGCGTCCTAACAGGTTCCGTGTCGTAGTGGAAGTGGCGCTACCGCAAGGGGGGAAACAGCGCCAACTGTTCGTCGCAGACGGA
The DNA window shown above is from bacterium HR17 and carries:
- the lpxL gene encoding Lipid A biosynthesis lauroyltransferase yields the protein MAERWVIIALMQAAAVTAWERLPTLAAPLAQLLWRTLPKRRAIAVDNIMRAFQWGQAEAQRLALRVFHHVALTALEFLKMGAAPKDAIARVRLQGLDEAQTAWKRGSGLILVTGHIGNFELLGARLAQAFPLWVVARPQSPAAWQFIRHIREKAGMQVLDKFGSVREALRVLRRGGVLGLLADQHAGDGTGALIVPFFGRPASVFKTPALLAARTGVPLVFCYDIRLPDGTHQGVLLPPRFVRDGEVTEATEWLCRQLEQAILQAPEQWWWLHDRWKIGR
- the gmhA1 gene encoding Phosphoheptose isomerase 1, with the protein product MPESFPQRLAQTVAMLQRCAECADAVEKLAAALVECLRQGNKVVCFGNGGSAAEALHFVAELTGRFQRKRQGLPAIALNADVAALTAIGNDYGFERVFERQVAALVRAGDVVIGLSTSGASPNVLFGLQRAKTVGAVTALLTGARCPQLPEGVDICVRVPEGETALVQEAHLVILHWLCACVDDAFAGAE